One Pieris napi chromosome 13, ilPieNapi1.2, whole genome shotgun sequence genomic window carries:
- the LOC125055016 gene encoding 40S ribosomal protein S3a, translating to MAVGKNKGLSKGGKKGVKKKIVDPFTRKDWYDVKAPSMFTKRQVGTTLVNRTQGTKIASEGLKGRVFEVSLADLQADTDAERSFRKFRLIAEDVQGRNVLCNFHGMDLTTDKLRWMVKKWQTLIEANIDVKTTDGYLLRVFCIGFTNKDSLSQRKTCYAQHTQVRAIRKKMCEIITRDVASSELREVVNKLIPDSIAKDIEKACHSIYPLRDVCIRKVKVLKRPRFEIAKLMELHGEGGGGKRGEVGETGERPEGYEPPVQESV from the exons CGTTGATCCCTTCACCCGTAAAGACTGGTATGATGTCAAAGCCCCGTCTATGTTTACGAAGAGACAAGTGGGAACCACCCTTGTTAACCGTACTCAG GGCACCAAAATTGCTTCTGAAGGATTAAAAGGTCGTGTATTTGAGGTATCACTTGCAGATTTACAAGCTGACACTGATGCTGAAAG gTCCTTCCGCAAATTCCGTTTGATTGCTGAGGATGTTCAGGGACGTAATGTGCTCTGTAACTTCCATGGCATGGACCTTACCACTGACAAGCTCAG ATGGATGGTAAAGAAATGGCAAACTTTAATTGAAGCCAACATTGATGTAAAGACCACAGATGGCTACCTTCTGCGAGTGTTCTGCATTGGTTTTACCAACAAGGACTCCCTTAGCCAGCGCAAGACTTGCTACGCCCAGCACACGCAG GTTCGTGCAATCAGAAAGAAGATGTGTGAAATCATCACCAGAGATGTTGCCAGCTCTGAGCTTAGAGAGGTTGTCAACAAACTGATCCCTGACTCTATCGCAAAGGACATTGAAAAGGCCTGTCACAGCATCTACCCACTTAGAGATGTTTGTATAAGGAAG gTAAAAGTACTGAAGAGGCCGCGCTTCGAAATCGCAAAACTCATGGAATTGCATGGAGAag gtgGCGGCGGCAAGCGTGGAGAAGTAGGAGAGACAGGCGAGCGTCCTGAGGGATACGAGCCTCCAGTACAGGAgagtgtataa